CACAAATAAGTGGAGAAGGACATAATATATCAGGTTCATATGGTTACTATAATGGAGAACATGCTTTTGCGATAGGGTTATCAGGAACAAATAGTACATCTAATTTAGTATATAGGGCAAGTGGGTCATTAAATACAAGAGGAAATGTAGCATTAGGAGCAGGATTAGGATATCAATTTGATAATATTGTTACAAGAAGTAAGGAAATGTTAAAATTGCAAAGAAATGGAAATATTAATTTACTTGATGAGAAAGTTTATGAATTAGATAACGAAGTTAAGGCTCTTAAGGAAAATAATAAGAAATTAGAAACTAGAATTGCAGAGTTAGAAAACTTAATGCAAAAATTTATGGAAGATATAAAGAAATAGAATTGTTAAATTTATAACAATAAAGTAATTAGAAACTCAATACCTGAGTTTCTTTTTATTTTATTCAAATATGTAAAACCAAAATTTGAAAGTGAAAATCATCTTTGTTTTTTACTTGTAGACTTTATTGACAAAAAAGAGTGGGGGGGGTATAATGTTTTTAAAATCTTTGGGAAAGATAGACTTATATAAATAAAAAGGTAAAAAGGAGGCGTATTATATATCACAAAAGGTATATAATACAATAATGAATGAAAAAAAATAATCTAATTGGTATATTAGCTTTTATTTCGGTTTTATCTTATACTGATACAATTTATAGGCCAATATCTGGGAATATTAATGGTCCTAATAATTATGGAAATCAAAATAATAATTTCATAATTGGTGTTGATACTAAAAGTGATGGTACAAGAATAGAATTATCAAATACTTTTGAATCAGGAGTCAGTAATTCAATATTAATAGGAGCTAAAAATACAATAAGGACTAATGGGACAAAGGAGTCTGTAGCAATTGGATACAAGAATATTATTGAAGAGAGTAACTCAGTTGTTGTAGGAGCCTGGAATCATGTTAAGGGACACAATTCAACAGCAATGGGAATAGAATCAAATTCATTAGGAAAGTATTCTGTTGCAGTTGGAAGAAAAGCAGGAAGCAAGGGAGAAAATTCTATAGCTATGGGAAACTATGTTACAGCTATAGCTAAAGCTAGTTCAGTTTTTGGAATTATTTCAGAAGCAAAAGGAGAAGAGAGTTTAGCCGTTGGATATAAAGTTAATGCAGGGGGTAAAAAATCAACAGCTATAGGAAATAATAATACTATATCTAATGGTGAAAAATCTGTTGCAATAGGAAGTTATGCAAGAACTTATGGTGAAAATGCAGTAGCTATAGGGCATGATGTAAAGGCAGAGAAAGAAAACGCAATAGCAATAGGGAATGGAGCGAGAGCAGATTTTCAAAATTCAATAGTAATAGGTAATAATGCTCATGCAGAAAGATGGGATTCAATAGTTATAGGGGATAGTGCTAGAACTAAAACTAGGGGAACAATAGCTATAGGACAAAAAGCATATGCTAATGAAATAGAATCTATTGCATTAGGAA
This Streptobacillus ratti DNA region includes the following protein-coding sequences:
- a CDS encoding YadA-like family protein, whose product is QISGEGHNISGSYGYYNGEHAFAIGLSGTNSTSNLVYRASGSLNTRGNVALGAGLGYQFDNIVTRSKEMLKLQRNGNINLLDEKVYELDNEVKALKENNKKLETRIAELENLMQKFMEDIKK